One part of the Lotus japonicus ecotype B-129 chromosome 2, LjGifu_v1.2 genome encodes these proteins:
- the LOC130737403 gene encoding uncharacterized protein LOC130737403: MQQPAPFPQSTIPIGKNQYTQDTITQLNQIQTQTGSMEVAVAVPPPPPPLPDFNFNFDSNCSSPYTTAPSSPRRFTNFFFSAPASPTHSLFLHSAATTTTNHHAADADENFEFDFSGDFGRPPSLSADELFHGGKIRPLSETAKKSASKKEPNRIVQKEQRTSSKRVEIIQIRSSSFSLPSSPPRSSSSNHHIGSGRRSASAVSESHNVFHQIESTNNNSNNSNNSITNTTTTTTTESETAASTFSSFLQSISFAKGYRKWRLKDFLLFRSASEGRATDKDPLRKYAIAQQQHEDGVSGSSFRSTESSGSVSRRRGPVSAHELHYTLNRAASVEMRKKTMLPYKQGLLGCLGFNQGTRQISGRFGSFDRS; encoded by the coding sequence ATGCAACAACCAGCACCATTTCCACAAAGCACAATTCCAATTGGTAAAAATCAATATACACAAGACACAATCACTCAACTAAACCAAATACAAACACAGACAGGATCTATGGAAGTAGCAGTGGCAGTGcctcctccaccacctcctCTTCCTGACTTCAACTTCAACTTCGACAGCAACTGCTCCTCCCCTTACACCACCGCACCTTCAAGCCCCCGACGCTTTACCAACTTCTTCTTCAGCGCCCCCGCCAGCCCCACCcactctctcttcctccactctgccgccaccaccaccaccaaccaccATGCTGCTGATGCCGATGAAAATTTCGAATTCGACTTCAGCGGCGACTTCGGCAGACCACCCTCCCTCTCCGCTGATGAACTCTTCCATGGCGGGAAAATTCGCCCCTTATCCGAAACCGCAAAGAAATCAGCATCAAAGAAAGAACCTAACAGAATCGTTCAAAAAGAACAAAGAACAAGCAGCAAAAGAGTAGAAATAATTCAAATTCGTTCTTCATCGTTCTCActtccatcatcaccaccacgatcatcttcatcaaatcatcataTAGGAAGTGGAAGAAGATCTGCATCAGCGGTTTCCGAGTCACATAATGTTTTCCACCAAATTGAATCCACCAACAATAATAGCAACAATTCCAATAATTCCATCAccaacacaacaacaacaacaacaactgaaTCTGAAACTGCAGCTTCAACTTTTTCTTCATTCCTACAATCGATTTCGTTTGCGAAAGGTTACAGAAAATGGAGATTGAAAGATTTTCTACTGTTTCGGAGCGCTTCAGAGGGAAGAGCAACAGACAAGGATCCACTGAGGAAGTACGCGATAGCGCAGCAGCAACACGAGGATGGTGTGAGCGGTTCAAGTTTTCGGTCCACGGAGAGTTCCGGTTCGGTTTCGAGAAGGAGAGGACCGGTTTCGGCTCATGAGTTGCATTACACGCTGAACCGGGCTGCTTCAGTGGAGATGAGGAAGAAGACCATGTTGCCTTACAAGCAAGGGTTGTTGGGATGCTTGGGCTTCAATCAGGGCACGCGTCAAATCAGTGGAAGATTTGGGTCCTTTGATCGTTCATAA